In one window of Epinephelus fuscoguttatus linkage group LG20, E.fuscoguttatus.final_Chr_v1 DNA:
- the paqr4b gene encoding progestin and adipoQ receptor family member 4, with product MVLCEGPRLLDFAKTPQHLQFNKYVLTGYRPVSTAHECLRSLFYMHNELGNIYTHGVPFFLFLVLLPFSIPWMEVDSGWICVVHYLACLSPTVGSVVYHIFMNHVGGEHVYDTLLSLDMFGVCLVNTLGALPIIHITLLCYPTTRHTALLAYILLSAYGIYCATTARTNVLRLRAFVWQALFRFILFLFRVYGSGVGSPNSLRLFVIMDSLAVLGGLVNIIQIPERFVPGAFDNWGNSHQIMHVMVICSIIYLHWGTLEDLAWIKSYQCPTE from the exons ATGGTGCTTTGCGAAGGACCCCGGCTGTTGGACTTTGCAAAGACTCCTCAGCACCTTCAGTTCAACAAGTATGTCCTGACGGGGTACCGGCCAGTGTCTACAGCTCATGAGTGCCTCAGGAGCCTCTTCTACATGCACAATGAGCTGGGGAACATTTACACCCATG GCGTcccctttttccttttcttggtGCTGCTGCCTTTCAGCATCCCCTGGATGGAGGTGGACAGTGGCTGGATCTGTGTGGTCCACTACCTGGCCTGCCTCTCCCCCACTGTGGGCTCAGTGGTCTATCACATATTCATGAACCATGTGGGAGGAGAACATGTGTACGACACCCTGCTGTCCCTGGACATGTTCGGGGTCTGTCTGGTTAACACCTTGG GTGCACTTCCCATCATCCACATCACCCTCCTTTGCTACCCAACCACGCGACACACTGCCTTGCTGGCCTACATCCTCCTGTCAGCCTACGGCATCTACTGTGCCACCACTGCCCGCACTAATGTCCTGCGCCTGCGAGCATTCGTCTGGCAGGCCCTGTTccgcttcatcctcttcctGTTCAGGGTGTATGGCAGCGGGGTGGGCAGCCCAAACTCCCTGCGCCTCTTCGTCATCATGGACTCTCTGGCTGTACTGGGAGGGCTGGTCAACATCATCCAGATCCCTGAGCGCTTTGTCCCCGGCGCCTTTGACAACTGGGGCAACAGCCACCAGATAATGCATGTCATGGTCATTTGCTCAATTATCTACCTGCACTGGGGCACACTGGAGGATTTAGCCTGGATTAAGAGCTACCAGTGTCCTACTGAGTGA